The nucleotide sequence ATTTCATCTTGCTTGTTTTGCATTGTCAGTACACTGTTAAAGTGTTTTGGGAAACATGTACTTCTATTTCGTGCTGTTGACATCAGACATACGTGTGAAATATTCTGTGCTGACATGTGCTTTTTGTTTCCAGGAGAAAAGACTTTCTGTATCAAAGGGCAATAAAAGAACAGGACTGAATCCCCATGTGGACTATGAACATGGCCTTACTGACTGAGAAATCCattttccccctcctcctcctcttctacgTCCCTCTCACCTGTCTATGCCAGTCTAGCAACAGCAGCTCAGTTAATACCATAACCAACACCCCAACTGCTTCCTCTCCTTCAAATGTTACTTCCCTGATAGGCGTGGCCGGCTGCGGCACAGGACTGAACCCAATCTATAGGTACCTGTGTGACCGTCGGTCAGCATGGGGTATTGTACTGGAGACCCTGGCCTCTTCAGGCTTCTTGTTCAGCATGGTTCTCCTAGTAGGCCTGCTGCTCTGGTCCCTGTGGATCTGTGTTTCATCAAGGCAACGCAGCAGCATCGGAAGCACAGTGACCAGCATGTCCATGTTCTTGTTGGCCACAGCTGGGATCTTCGCCATCACCTTCTCCTTCATCATCCGCCTCACCCCTCAGACCTGCCCCACCAGGCTCTTCCTCTTCGGCGTGCTCTTCTCCCTGGCCTTCTCCTGCCTGCTGGCTCGCTGCCTTGCTCTGCTGGGCTTGGCTGCTGCCCAGGGCTGGGGGGAGCCTGCCCTGGCCCTCGGGCTCTTCACCGTGCAGGTTATTATCTCTACCGAGTGGCTGATCCTCGTTTTGGTCCGGGACAATAAACCTTGCGAGTACAGCCAGGGGGACTTTGTCATGCTGCAGATCTACGTGCTGTGCCTCCTGGCTATCAGCTTGATCCTCTCCCTGCACTTCCTGTGCCGCTCCTGCTTCACATACAGCTACAGCTACACAGGGCAGACCCACCAGCAGGCGAAGGTGCAGGCCATGCTGCTCTGCCTCACACTGCTGCTCTCCGCCTGCATCTGGGTGGTGTGGATAACTATGCTCATCAAGGGAAACCCTGAGGTGGGCCGCCGGCCGCAATGGGATGACCCGGTGCTTAGCATCGCTTTGGTGGCAAATGGCTGGGTGTTACTGATGGGGCATGGGTTGTCCCAGGTCGCCATCCTCTGCAGGGGGGCGGCAAAATCCAAGGATGTCCCTCTGAACTTCGCAGGCTGGACCAGCCCCAGTGCTAATATCCCAGGACTGAACAGCCCAAAGGAAGGGAAAGAAAACGGAAGCTTTGAGAGTGATGATGAGAACAGGAAAGGTGTGTAGCTGTCCTTATTAGCCATAAACTGAGTGGTGCTTAATTGAAAGATAAGATATAGATAAGGGCAGCaaccaacaattattttcaataGTATTTCACCTGCTGATAATTTCCTTGATTAATCAACTGCTTTGGGctataaaatattagaaaatagAGAATAATTCCCATCACAATAGTCAAAGTAAAAGTTGACATCTTcacattgcttgttttgtccgcATTTTACAATCACAAGTTTACTAAGTTAAAACCAGTTTTTGGCAAATCATAGAAATAAATTATCAAAAcggttgctgattaattttcagTTGATTGTCTgatcgattaatcgattaaccAATTTTTTCACCTCAAAAAACAATAGTGACACCTAGAGGAAAATTAACTTTTAAAGTCACTTGATCATATTAGTTGTAAGTGCCACCACAAAGATAGCTCTACAAAGTTGGCTgcatttgttagttaataagGAGGTCAGGGAATtagtacttttaaatgtgtttttgcaaaCCAACAGGTATGAACTAACAAATTATGAAATCATCTCTCACTACACCGGTCAAAAGTAATTTTCTAAAATAACTGAGGAACACTATGGAAAATCATAAGAACACCtgctaaaaacagacaaacttcACTGACAAAGAGGAACAGAGATCACTAATTGAAAGTAGTCATCAGGgatcataggtgtcatttacactggggtcatgtccccaccacattttgaaatggctgatttcgttcccatcactttttgaaagcatttgttaaaaacgttctgaaaaaacagcttgcaccaagaaatgttaactaacaaatgaaaatgctctgAGAAAGATTGATTGAcgaaataagaaaacatgcaatacaaTTTAGTTTTCCCTCATgtgaaaaaagacatttccactgtaaaattggagcagaaaatgtctccagaatgcaggaaattaccagtttaatgctcaaaatttcaacatcaaatattttatctaaatagtgctaaaaatcttcttgtcATATTCCCGTGCATTTcatgacccaaatgtatcatcacaccTCTAATCTGatccctatgtccccaccacttttcaacacaaatgaCACACTTCTAAGGGATATATTGAACAAACTGAATTGTAACCTAAGGAGTCTTACCCATCATGTAGCATTTTCCCCCACTGAGTTAGATTAAACAACAGGCTATATGGCCATAATTAACAATCATGTAATAATAGTAAATGATAAAACAGTGGtagaataaaacataaaagcaagcaaagtaaaattacaaataGTTAAAATGTATAGCTAAATCCTAACCCACGCTACAAactaacaaaactgaaaaaagtaGGTTAACCACGAATGCGTCCCGCCAGCAATTCCAGATTCACTGAATGACATCCTTCCTGCTGAAATATAACTACAAGCCACAATGAATATGGGACCGTTGTTTAACATTACAAAATTAATTCCACCATCAGTCAGCTCGGCTCTCACTGTGAGCCTTCATGATGAACACTATATAATGAAGCGATAATTAGCTAACTGTATCATGTGTCTCCCTTCAGGCAAGAGAACCGCGAAAACGCTGCGATCGCCCTACGAGTCTGGATTCTCCATGACAGTGAGTAATAATCCATTAGGATTAACTATCTGATTCCACATACGGTGCAATTAAGCACCGTGACCTTTCACTACTGGAGACAATTACGGCTAAGTCATACTGTAAGGTTAATGAAAGCAGAATTTATCATGGGCATATTAACTGCACTGACATGATGAATGTGTGatcatatgtttgtgtgtatttcaggAAATCGACACTGACAAAGCTTTCACCATCCCTCGCCCTCAGACCACCAACTACAGGGAACCCTATGATGAATATTACGGACATGATTAAAATCACACTCTctgggtcacacacacacacacacgtcttaGTGGGGGTCTGTCATTGAAGTAATGCATCCCCTTGCCCCTTAACCATTACATCTACTTACAACCATCACCCTAACGCTAAAACCAAGTCTCAACCCTCACACAGGCTTTCAAACTTGTGGGGTTCACCATTTTTTGGACCCCATGAATGTAGTAAAACAAGCCAATATAAACTGATGATGAGCCAACTCAAATGCACTATTCTGTATCTAAAGCACAATGTTTTTCTATGTTTAACTTTCCTGtgataatgtaaatatatttgtttagaACTGTTTTTAAATCTGCCATTAGGATGTAAAACCCTCTGTCcaaaacagaagaaagaaggaaagactCAGCAGCATGACTCCTCTGCTTGAGTTTCATCATCTAGATGGTGATGGGTTTTACTTAGTCCAGCTTTCTTCTGGCGGGAAATCCACATCACAAATGTATAGTGGAAGTGAGTCTCTatggcggtgtgtgtgtgtacattgtgtGCTACTCTGAAATGGTATACAATAGCCCTGAGGTGATAGAAGAGGCGTGAAACTGTCGCTCTGAAGGTGCCAAAGTGCAGAGGTGTCTCTGAACGGTAGAGAGGGGGGATGAAAGGAGGAGGaacgagaggagaggaagggagattAGATGGGATGAGACAAGACGTGGGGGGGGTGGACAGGAGACCTGTCAGCACTGTGGGAGGCTTCTGCCATCACTGATTAACATCTTCATATTCAAAGTTAAATTACAGTTGTTGGGTTCTGTTGGCACTGCTGCACCAAAAACAAGGGATGTGTTCTGTGTGGTACAAGGCATGCCTCTTTCCAGCAATAcctataatttttttaatacgTTTGTGATGGGTGTTATCAATAAAAGGTTCATCTGCTAAAGCCCGAGTTTGTCTGTCATGTCTGTCAAGCTCAACCTTTGCTTCTCTCACTCACAATCTGCACAGATGGCACGCCAAAGGCCAATTACTCTCTCAGCTAGATTCAGTGCCATGCCTCCAGGCACCTGCAGCAAAACTGGAGGCTAAACCACACAGGAAGCATGCATGCAGCACCACGCTTTAACCACCAGGGGGCAATGTCTAGACGTAGCAAGTGAGACTGACCTGCACAGGGTGGAAGAGACAAAACTGGTTAGAAGAGACTGCCAaacataggctactgtatgaaagAAGAGAGTATTTTCACACTAGTAGCAGTACAATACCATATAACCCCTCTTGCCTTATATCATTCACACAATCGAGAATATGTAACATTATTTAAATCCATCGATAGTTATCTATAGTTTCAGATAGATTCAGTTTGGGATGTTTATTTTCCTCCCACAGTGGCCTGTAGTGACTCTGCCATCCACAAAAGGTCATTTCCTCACTTCAATAGGCGCAATCTTCACACATCCCCCTCTATCAGACGGCCTCCAATCTATTCTTCCAATTAGCTCGACTTCAATTACTCAGAGAGAGCATGCCATCAAATTGGCAATTGGCCTCTTGTGCATTAAAGCAATTAGCAAGGATATGAGGTTTCCCGCCACATCCAACCCATTTACGGCCATTAACTCCAGATGCAATTAAAGATTGTTCCAGATTGTTCCCCCTCTGCAGCGATGAGAAAGTTGGAGGGGGCGGAGGAGCTTATCGCGTAGCAGATTTGGTCAACGCCACCCACCCAGGCTGTGTTAATCGTGTGCAGTTGTTGCCTCCATCAATAATCTAGCTCTTGCACAACTGAG is from Micropterus dolomieu isolate WLL.071019.BEF.003 ecotype Adirondacks linkage group LG02, ASM2129224v1, whole genome shotgun sequence and encodes:
- the LOC123985165 gene encoding retinoic acid-induced protein 3; this translates as MWTMNMALLTEKSIFPLLLLFYVPLTCLCQSSNSSSVNTITNTPTASSPSNVTSLIGVAGCGTGLNPIYRYLCDRRSAWGIVLETLASSGFLFSMVLLVGLLLWSLWICVSSRQRSSIGSTVTSMSMFLLATAGIFAITFSFIIRLTPQTCPTRLFLFGVLFSLAFSCLLARCLALLGLAAAQGWGEPALALGLFTVQVIISTEWLILVLVRDNKPCEYSQGDFVMLQIYVLCLLAISLILSLHFLCRSCFTYSYSYTGQTHQQAKVQAMLLCLTLLLSACIWVVWITMLIKGNPEVGRRPQWDDPVLSIALVANGWVLLMGHGLSQVAILCRGAAKSKDVPLNFAGWTSPSANIPGLNSPKEGKENGSFESDDENRKGKRTAKTLRSPYESGFSMTEIDTDKAFTIPRPQTTNYREPYDEYYGHD